ACATATAGAATACCTATGATATATTACATATACCTTACAAGTTCACAGGCCATAATTTAAATGACAAGCAAAGTGTCCTGTACATGAAATAAAGCTACTGTGAGCATTTTGGGCTCATGTATATAATTAGCAAGTAGCCTTTGCCTAGTTTTTAAATAAGATTTAGTTAGACTTTTGACTTGCCtgtcatttaaattagggcccataTGTTAGATGCATATCTTTCTAGAAAATACTACACTTAACATTTTGGGAAAAACAAAGCAATTAACATGAGACCATGGCTAACATTTGATATGGTATTGTCAGCTAGTTGCGAGCTCATTAGAGAGGGGACTGTCCATATCTTTGGTGCTTTGGTAGCTTCaatgtatatatgtatttatatatatatagatataaatGTTGTGAGCTGTTCATACATTTGAAAGTCTTCTTGAGAAACAGCTGAACTGCGGTGTTCAGCATTCTTATGAGGGCTGTTGTTGGTACTCAAGTTTTCCCCAAGGTTGTTAAGCTCTTCACTCAGTGCATCCTAAGACAAACAACAATACAATGGATTTAAATAAATCTACAATTAATACATATCTGTTTGAAACATATTACCTATGGCAAACATCAAAGTTTTCTATAATAGAATGGAGCACTCAGTATATTTATCATGCAAACCCACCCTCTTCTCTTCCAGTTCACGCTTCATCCTCTCTTGTTCATCTTTGTCTAAAATATTGTTTCCATCTTTGTCAAACCTTGCAAAAGCTGCTGAAATCTCATTGTCTGCATGACCCATCCTGAGCAAGGAACACAGGAGTTTGACTCAGAAACTCACAACAGAACAAAAGTAGCATTTGAGGAATACTATAACATAATTAGAAATGTGTTAGGTGACTTACTCCTTCAGGGTCTCTCTGAAATCTTTAAACTCCAGTTCCTCAGATCCAGACCGCAGGGCCTTTTGAACATCAGAGATTCTCTCCTTCTTGAGTTTCAGCTTCATGAATGTCTTCTCGTAGCTCTGAAATTGCATGTATACGTCAATATGAGTGATTTGATTAAACACTGAGCCATGATATTGACATTACTAAAGACTCAGACCAGGGCCACTGTATGGAGAGTGGACGATCCATCTACATATGTCACCTGTTTAATGATGTCAGTAATCTGGAGCTCATCCTTCTGGGATGCTAACTCCTCCTTCACTTCTGAATAGGTGTCATTGATAATAGCAAGGAACATGTTCTTGGAGATGAAAGGACAGAATTGTTAATTACAGATCAGTCGTAAGGATGGTCCCTCAAAAAGATCTTATTGGAACTTACTGGAGACTTACAAGCAGCACAAAGAAGACAAAGAATACATAGGTGAAGAAATATATTGGCCCAAGGACACGGTTGGCTCTTTCAATAGCATCATAGTCAAAGTCCCCAAGAATTATTCTGAACTGAGTAAATCTGAGGACACAGTAACATAGCAAAGTCAAATtgaattgttttctttttaagtGGCGTTATACATTTCTATATACACAATCATACAAGTGCAGTGATTTTGAAAGCTTTCATTTATCTGCACAGGAGCAGTAGAACCTTAGTCGTTTTAATATGTTAACCAATTAGTGTATCACCTTCCTTACATGCATTTATTAAATGTGCTGAAGGATTCGACCTCTGTTCCAAAAAGCAAATATCCGAGCTGGGCATAGGCGAAGAAGACGATGAAGAACATGATGGCGAAGCCCAGGATGTCCGCAGCACAGCGGGCGAGAGTAGACGAcagctgggtcatggttttgTTAAAGCTGATATACttgaaaatcttaaaagtattCAGGTAGAATAGATAATCAGTAAGTGTTTAATATGAAGTGGAGAGCTGGAAAAACTGGATAATATAAATGACAATAAGGTGCAGGTTATTACTTCAGGAATGTAATTATGTCAAATGTATTTATCTACCTTGATCCAGGCAAAGAACAAATTGACAGCATTCATATTGTTGTATTGTGTTTGCCAAAATGACAAAAATTCGAAATCCGCATAAATATCAGGCTCTTCCAAAAGTTTCCCAAGTAATTTGTCCACCTTGACAGTTCGGAAAACATTGAAGACAATAGCAACAAGAGCAAGCTGTGGAGGATAGAAGCCAATTTCAGTTCAGGTAAaatttcagaattgattgtcaGATTTACTTATTTAGACTAATGTTGTGTGGGATAACATAGTGCTTTCATATTCTCACCAGGATGACCACAACATCCAGAATGTTCCAGATGCTGCTGAAGTAAGAAAGCTTGTGGATGCGGAGCTCCAGAATCTCCTCCACGATGTAGTAGAGGATGAATAGACAGAATATCATCTCACAGCCAATGATAAAGTAGTCCCAGGTATTTATGTAGCGAATTAGCTTCACTGTCCTGATCTGGTAGGATGGTATTGCCCCTCCAGTGGCTGGAAACTCGACCAGGAGTCTGTCAATAAGATGGAGATACATTAAATACTGATCTTGTCTGTGACCGTGCTGAAATATTAAATCTCAGGCACTAATAGCATGGTGTGGTACAGTACCTGAGTATAATGTTAATGAAACATCATCAATTACTACAAAACTACTTCATGTTATCCTGCCTGTGGGTTGCTGAGGCTAAAACCTCAGAACCTTTTACCGTTTACTTGAGTACAAATATGCCTCAGGtcatacacacagtcatcatTCAAGCCTCATGTACCTGATGACACAGAACAGGTTAATGTTGGCATTGTATGTTGAGAAGTCGATGAAGACGGCTCTAGTTCCTCGGTTTAGCCACAGGTTGGCCTTCATTGCCTCCAAAAGCTCCTCGCTTTCTTGTTTGGTTTTGCCCAAGTCCTGGTAGTAGCCTGCCCCACTGTAGGTTGTCAGCACGCCCCAGTGATTGGAGCCTTTAATCGAATTCTCTGTGTGGTACTGCCATCTGTGAATGACATGTAGCAGGAAACATAATAGTGTTACTAGGGTTACTGTGGATTACTGTGACAAAGTCACAAGACGTATGTGTGAAGGAAGTGAACAGGTGAGAACTGGACTCACGCTGTCCCATTGATGAGGCCAAACACTTGTTCATCCTCCTTCTTATCGCTGTAGACATCAAAACAGTCGACGATTTCATTCTGGAAGTCCTTGTGGACCTTGCAGGAGTTGTTTTTCACCTTCAGCTGCCTCATGCGAGGGACGCCCAGCAGCATGTTCTCGTAGTAGATGAAAGACTGGGAGCTGTAGTTGAGCGGCTGGTCGTTGTACCATTTGGTCCAGTAAAGGCCATTCACCAGCGGCCCCTGTGCATACTGATGTCATGAAAAGGAAAGACAGGTAGCGTGCTGAGAGACGGTGCATTAATGGAGTCATTGTGTCACGTTTAAAAGAGTGCTTAGGGTGGGCCATAACGACAACCTCACTGGAAATCAATGGACTTTATTAAACACAACTGTTTGCAGAGCACATAGGTGGATGTGCAGTTTCCATGCTCTTTGAGTAAGAGCTCAAGTTGTGTTTGAAGGTAGttatggatgtttttttttttttagattatgTCAGTTTTTTGGTGATGTGCCCTTATCTTACCGTCCAGAAATCTGCCATGCTGCCAATGGACTGAAACGTCACCCCACTGTCACCCGCAGTGTTGACAAATAAATCCGTCATGACTTTGGTGTAGTAGTAAGTGCTGGAGCTGGTCATTCCATACGTCACTGCAAGGCAAGAGAACATCACCGCTCATAAATAATGCCGTTTGGAGCCTCTATCAAGCGTTATTCATGTCAGGTCATTCTGTGTCCAGCGATAAGGGCCTGGACAGACAGCTGAAGGACCTCTGATACAATAGGACATGTTCTGCCGTGGCCTTATAAAAGCTCTCCAGCCTGGATTAGTGGTAGTAATTTGTTTGAAGAGTGAGGAAGGGAGAACACTGGTGTATGGAAATAGCCCCCTTTTAACAATGTCAATCCAGTTGAGACAAAGCTAGAATGGCCAATCTAGGGCTCTTATCAGTGAAAGGCAGCAGAGTAGAATGGGTATTCCTTTCAAGCTTAATGTCCTGCTAGACAATGACATGGCATTTTAGCACGGAGGGTGGGATTATGCATTTCATAATAGGCACCACAACAGACACAAGACACTGATAATAGCTAGTCAAATCAGTCAAAAGAAAATAGGATGTATCCTCTTCACAAGGACATTTCTATTGAGACTTATCAATTAAAGTTTAACTCCCAGATCCCactcccctcctccccaccaGTGGATTTCCCACATGCATACTTACATAAGCATATATCCACGAGGAAAACAATGTAGACAAGTAATTCTCTCAAAGTTGTTTTTACGTAGAGTTCACGATTCCCTTTTGTGTCCTCCGTCAATGTAGTCCCCCAAATACCTGACAAATGTAGTGAATGAAGAACAATGTAAATGAAGATACACACATTTGACAATGTCTGCAATATACATACAGTGACACTGACCATTGGAGTATTGCTTTGATTCATTGTGTCAGTGTTGTTACAGAAAAAATACATGTATAGGTCAATCACCCAAAGGCTGCGGGgggaatgtgtttttttgtaaaaCCAGAATTACCAGCTATCAGTTATTAGTCAGTGCAAACAAATATCAATACTTCAAACACAATACATTGGATATTTCACCATGTGCTCCTGTCGCTTGGCACATATCCAGCAAAATACAGACATAAATGCTTATTTGATTTCTGCGCACTTTAAAGCAATTTGGGCAACTATTACATGTAAAACAAGTGAAAAAACATCCTTAGGATATACATAAGACATACTGAGCTTCACTAGATGGCAACAATACATCAACTGTCGCTTGATCAGATAATACTGTATTTTGGGGTTATTTGATATTATTGCCATGTACACAAAGAGTCTGAGTACATCCAAATGAACATAGAATAATGCTGTATTAACAATAAAACAATTACACACAAAAGAAGTTTATCCCAACGGCCCTTACCTTTTATTCCCCTCCACAGACAGGAGCAGCAGCCAGAGTTCTTCTTGCTCTTGGCCGGCTGATGCTGGACCTTGGCCTCGGCCGAGGGGTACGGGTTGGAGCCAGGGATGCCCAGCGTGCACATGCTGTCCATGGAGCTGTGGAAGAGGCTCTGCGGTGTGTACACGGTGCTGACCGCCCGCGGGATCGACGGGGTCGAACCACTGTAGGCCTGGTTCACCCAGCCCCCTACGCTGCCCTTCCCCAGGGTGTCCAGCTCGCACTCGGCCGGGCTGCTCAGGTGGCTCTCGGATCGGTTGTTCAGGTACTGCATGCTGGGAGATGCGGTTCCCACAGGGGCGAAGGTCAAGGTGAAGGCTGAGTGCCTGGAGgctgtttgactgtgtgtgtctggggagaACAGGTGCCGCTGGGCTTTATACTGGAGGTTGAGCTAAGGGAGCACTGGGACGAGCGCATGGCCGACactgacacagagagggagggatcaGGCTCCTGTCAGAGCTGCCATAAACAAACAAGGCAGTGCTCCACTGAGGACCAAGACTCTGCTTGGCAACTGCTGATGACACAAGCTTACACTGTGATTTACATTATAGAATTCTACAGTCCTATACATCAGAAGAGTTATGGCCATCTGTCATCAACAGCTACAAAATGCTGTCATCATAATTGAGAATTTGGGGTTTATATTTTAcatgaatgtttgatttattcTTTTAGTAATAAAATGCTGCTCCACCAGATTGAAGGACCTACACAATTGTTCAGCTGTTGGTGCTGAATGCATAAGTTGCGCTCATTCCATATTTCATAGTTCTTAATCCCTCGGAGTTGACAGCTATTCTTCAGTAATAATTGAAACAATGTGTTGAGCAGTAAGAGGACAGCATGGCTACAGCCTCTAACTGACATATGTTCACTACTTGTTGATAAGCTCTTTCATATATCGGGGCTGGAGCTTTCTGATGTCCAATGCAATATATATGAGCTGAGGGCTTGTTTCATTAACAGTCATATCATTGGACCAAGACTATATTAACATATGAACAGCCACCTGTCAGAAAGCATACATTAAGAGGGCAAACAATCAACTGAGCATGAGCATCAACATGACCATCTGCATAACCTATATCATGCAAACACTCTTTGCATGCAAGCTACATGCAGCTCATCAGAACTCGCTTCAACaagcacatatacatacaaatacTTGCATATTGCTATAcaattttacaaaaaaataaattattattacattgGCAACAAAATGTTTTTGCTCATTCACAAATTTCACCTATTTGTTGATGTGAAGTGGCTTGCAATTTCAAATTGAAACCTCCAACCTGACATCAGTGCCAAAATGTGATGCTATCCATTACACCAAGTCCCCCTTGTTGCGGATCAGGAGGACGTTAATGATGGGCTGGAATCAAACTTTTGTGAGTTGTCATAATGAGCGGATGGGTTATAATGGCCGTTGAGCCCGTGGGGGAGCTGCGCTGGACACTCGCCCCAGCTGTATGTACACGCCTTGGGCCCGGCTGTGTCCGCTCACGCCTGGCTGCCTCTCAATGGGCTTTTAATCACGGCCATTGCACGACAAAGCTTTTCATTTCTCTGTCCTATCAAGTGGTCTGCTGGTGGCAGGCACGCAGCAAGCACAACTTGTGCCATTTTTCTTTCGCTGATGAAAATTAGATTTTCATCAGTCTTCTCTTGACTGCACCTCCTTTTAGACTGATGGAGTGATGATGTCAGCTGACTGTTTGCAACAGTGTTTTGCTTGGCTGTGTGTCAtttgattgttttgttttgaatgtcGTCAAAGACATTTCTGATTTTTTCAGACGAATTTTCCATTTTTAAAATagataaatatattgtttatatatatatatatatatatgaatatattaTTTTGCTATATGCACAATATCTTTGTAAACAGTTTTTGGTTAAAACCATTTCAATTCACAAGACATTGTAATATACATACATTCAAATATCTCTGTAATAAACTATAATGTATTTATCTATTTTGATATATTATTACATATTGTATTATTTATTGCTGAATGATAACTGATGGTCATAGTCAAACTGCATTATACCCATGGTACACACATCAGACAAAACTGTCAAACACCGACTGTCCTGAGTAGAATGTGATGTCCTCGATACGACAAAGTAACATGGGGATTATGAGATGATGAAAACCCATTTTGATCTACTTAATTTACTTAATTATTATACTTTAGTAAATCCTTGTTGCAGACATATAGACAATATATTGCATTGTATACGGTTCTGACAAATCTCAGTTCCTCTTAAAGAAAGAATATTCTCTGAAGCAACACCTTGCACCAGAGGATGGTACTGACGTCACTTGGGCTGCTTTAAAAGTGCTGTGTACACCCATTACATCCCCTTATCTCTGCACACAGAATGCTCAGATCAAAAGCCAGAGCTTGAGGCTTTGTTTGCTGAATGAGAACCACAGTTCTCCCAACAGGTTCATGTCTGGAAGAGTATTCATGTTGTTGGTCATTGTAATAAATACATCAGAATGTTTATGCTGCTCGGATGATTGATTCCTCTAATTTGTAtgtgtaactagatgtaccgcagagcggtacaaaatataaccgccgcccagtccagcacattttttccacaaaaagaaatcacgctgaaaggcctatatgattctaactgtctcactaaattgcattatccacactcaattctcactggtatctgctagacaacaagtaccaaaacatgattagt
This genomic stretch from Alosa sapidissima isolate fAloSap1 chromosome 16, fAloSap1.pri, whole genome shotgun sequence harbors:
- the pkd2l1 gene encoding polycystic kidney disease 2-like 1 protein isoform X1, producing MQYLNNRSESHLSSPAECELDTLGKGSVGGWVNQAYSGSTPSIPRAVSTVYTPQSLFHSSMDSMCTLGIPGSNPYPSAEAKVQHQPAKSKKNSGCCSCLWRGIKGIWGTTLTEDTKGNRELYVKTTLRELLVYIVFLVDICLLTYGMTSSSTYYYTKVMTDLFVNTAGDSGVTFQSIGSMADFWTYAQGPLVNGLYWTKWYNDQPLNYSSQSFIYYENMLLGVPRMRQLKVKNNSCKVHKDFQNEIVDCFDVYSDKKEDEQVFGLINGTAWQYHTENSIKGSNHWGVLTTYSGAGYYQDLGKTKQESEELLEAMKANLWLNRGTRAVFIDFSTYNANINLFCVIRLLVEFPATGGAIPSYQIRTVKLIRYINTWDYFIIGCEMIFCLFILYYIVEEILELRIHKLSYFSSIWNILDVVVILLALVAIVFNVFRTVKVDKLLGKLLEEPDIYADFEFLSFWQTQYNNMNAVNLFFAWIKIFKYISFNKTMTQLSSTLARCAADILGFAIMFFIVFFAYAQLGYLLFGTEVESFSTFNKCIFTQFRIILGDFDYDAIERANRVLGPIYFFTYVFFVFFVLLNMFLAIINDTYSEVKEELASQKDELQITDIIKQSYEKTFMKLKLKKERISDVQKALRSGSEELEFKDFRETLKEMGHADNEISAAFARFDKDGNNILDKDEQERMKRELEEKRDALSEELNNLGENLSTNNSPHKNAEHRSSAVSQEDFQMLVRQVVQLECTVMTIMSRMDAVMGNRELQSTNKGAVGRGRSDDERSDGNVLVNVDSPQVLKEGSPLWSLTSTGGNATAGRLYPNMEWLKSPENTNSTRH
- the pkd2l1 gene encoding polycystic kidney disease 2-like 1 protein isoform X2, with amino-acid sequence MQYLNNRSESHLSSPAECELDTLGKGSVGGWVNQAYSGSTPSIPRAVSTVYTPQSLFHSSMDSMCTLGIPGSNPYPSAEAKVQHQPAKSKKNSGCCSCLWRGIKGIWGTTLTEDTKGNRELYVKTTLRELLVYIVFLVDICLLTYGMTSSSTYYYTKVMTDLFVNTAGDSGVTFQSIGSMADFWTYAQGPLVNGLYWTKWYNDQPLNYSSQSFIYYENMLLGVPRMRQLKVKNNSCKVHKDFQNEIVDCFDVYSDKKEDEQVFGLINGTAWQYHTENSIKGSNHWGVLTTYSGAGYYQDLGKTKQESEELLEAMKANLWLNRGTRAVFIDFSTYNANINLFCVIRLLVEFPATGGAIPSYQIRTVKLIRYINTWDYFIIGCEMIFCLFILYYIVEEILELRIHKLSYFSSIWNILDVVVILLALVAIVFNVFRTVKVDKLLGKLLEEPDIYADFEFLSFWQTQYNNMNAVNLFFAWIKIFKYISFNKTMTQLSSTLARCAADILGFAIMFFIVFFAYAQLGYLLFGTEVESFSTFNKCIFTQFRIILGDFDYDAIERANRVLGPIYFFTYVFFVFFVLLNMFLAIINDTYSEVKEELASQKDELQITDIIKQSYEKTFMKLKLKKERISDVQKALRSGSEELEFKDFRETLKEMGHADNEISAAFARFDKDGNNILDKDEQERMKRELEEKRDALSEELNNLGENLSTNNSPHKNAEHRSSAVSQEDFQMLVRQVVQLECTVMTIMSRMDAVMGNRELQSTNKGAVGRGRSDRSDGNVLVNVDSPQVLKEGSPLWSLTSTGGNATAGRLYPNMEWLKSPENTNSTRH
- the pkd2l1 gene encoding polycystic kidney disease 2-like 1 protein isoform X3, with the protein product MQYLNNRSESHLSSPAECELDTLGKGSVGGWVNQAYSGSTPSIPRAVSTVYTPQSLFHSSMDSMCTLGIPGSNPYPSAEAKVQHQPAKSKKNSGCCSCLWRGIKGIWGTTLTEDTKGNRELYVKTTLRELLVYIVFLVDICLLTYGMTSSSTYYYTKVMTDLFVNTAGDSGVTFQSIGSMADFWTYAQGPLVNGLYWTKWYNDQPLNYSSQSFIYYENMLLGVPRMRQLKVKNNSCKVHKDFQNEIVDCFDVYSDKKEDEQVFGLINGTAWQYHTENSIKGSNHWGVLTTYSGAGYYQDLGKTKQESEELLEAMKANLWLNRGTRAVFIDFSTYNANINLFCVIRLLVEFPATGGAIPSYQIRTVKLIRYINTWDYFIIGCEMIFCLFILYYIVEEILELRIHKLSYFSSIWNILDVVVILLALVAIVFNVFRTVKVDKLLGKLLEEPDIYADFEFLSFWQTQYNNMNAVNLFFAWIKIFKYISFNKTMTQLSSTLARCAADILGFAIMFFIVFFAYAQLGYLLFGTEVESFSTFNKCIFTQFRIILGDFDYDAIERANRVLGPIYFFTYVFFVFFVLLNMFLAIINDTYSEVKEELASQKDELQITDIIKQSYEKTFMKLKLKKERISDVQKALRSGSEELEFKDFRETLKEMGHADNEISAAFARFDKDGNNILDKDEQERMKRELEEKRDALSEELNNLGENLSTNNSPHKNAEHRSSAVSQEDFQMLVRQVVQLECTVMTIMSRMDAVMGNRELQSTNKGAVGRGRSDTVLKSSRRGHHSGL